The genome window GTTAGCGAGAAGGAAACCGCCATCGTTACAATAGTTGCAAAAATCGCTACATATAGCCCGCCCAGACTACTGTTTGCTGGATTAATAAACGATACAAATCCGAGAACCCCAAAAGCAAAAGCATACATTTTTACGGAGAAAATCGAGATAATTAATGATCCGACAGCTCCCCCAATCATAGAGAATGCAAACCGTTTTTTCACGGGCAAACTGAATCCATATATTGCCGGCTCGATGATACAGAACATCCCCGATATCATCGCAGGTATCGCAAGTGCTTTTTGATTTCTAGAACGAGTTTTCAAGTAAACCGCAAGCACCACTGCCGTTTGGGCAAAACTTGCTGTAAATGACATTGGGAAAATATAGTCCACTCCATACTGCGCCAAGTTGTTAATCCCAATTGCACTCATTGGCCAGTGTAACCCAAATATTACTAACGGTTGATAAAGTAGCCCAACAACTACCGATGTAATAACCGGTGAAACCTCATAAAGTCCAGAAACCCCAGCTGAAATAAGCGAGCTAAGTACATTTGTAACTGGCCCAATAATTAGAATTGCTAACGGAAACGTAATAAGTATTGTTAAAAAGCTATTTAAATTATGCGCCAACAAAGGAGGTACAATTTTTTTCAATATTTTTTCTACCTTCGCACCTAAAAAAGTGATAAAAATTACTGGTATAACTGTGTACTGGTAACCATTTGGTGGGAACAGAATTGGTATTCCAAAAAACGTATTATATACCGGCGTTGAAAACATCGTCCCATCAAACAATGTATAAAGCGCTTTGTCTGTTACAAGATTTGTCATTAGTTCAGGTATTACGAGCGTTGCCCCAAGCATCATCCCTACATAAGGATTCAAATTAAACGCTTTTGCACTCGTGTAGCCTAAAACAACAGGTAAAAAGTAAAACACTGCTTGCCCCATAGCATGGAGAACAATGTAGCCGCCATCGTTGACATCAATGACTTTGGTAATAGTTAATAAAGCAAGAATCCCCTGCAATAAACCTGAAGCTGTTAAAATCCCAAGCACAGGCGTGATTACTTTTGTAATAATTTCAATCAATCGATTCAAACCAGTCTTTTTAACTTCCGCTTCCTCTGTCTTGTCTGCGCCAGTCACACCTTGGATTTCATTGTAGACATCCGAAACATGGGTCCCGATAACAACTTGAAATCTACCCCCAGCAAATTGAGCCGTCATAATCTCTGAAGACTTTTTCAGTATATCTTCATTGACCTTTGAATCATCCTTCAACTTAAATCTTAATCTCGTCATACAATGCGTCACACTTAGAACGTTCTCTTTTCCTCCAACATTTTCCAGTATGAATTTAGACAACGCTTGATACTTCCCCATCCTATTCCAACTCCTTTTTGTGTTTTGGATATAAAAAAGGCAGTACTCAAACAAGAGGAATTGTCCTCCTATTTGGGTACTGCCTGATTGCTCAGTTACATTCCCTATTATTTAATTAGGCGCTGAACATGTAGCGTTAAATACATTAACTCTTCTGCATAAACCGTACAATTCAACGTTTCTTGAATATAGTCGCTAATAATTTGGACGCTCGCGTAAGCTTTTGGATACAGTTTGAACACCTGCACAATCATGTCAGGCTCCTCTTTTTCCCGTGCGCCTTCACTATTAATTCGCTCTATAAAGAATCTTAAATGCGTGATAAACCTTAGATAATTCAGTGACTCTTCATCCAGTTTTATGGACAAAGTATCTTCCAGAATCAGTAATACCTTCTTCAACACCTCTGTCGTTATAAGCGTATTATTGATAATCCCTTCTTGCTGCCCGTTAACAAAATGAAGTGCAATAAATCCTGCCTCATCTTCCAGTAACTTAACATTTTCATAATAAGAAATGGTTTTAACGGAATTCTTAGCTGCGTTGAATTCTTTTGGATAGAATTTTTTAATTTCAAGAAGCAAAGCATTTTTTATTTGGTGACCACTTTTATAACGACTAATCGCATAATTAATATGATCCGCCAAACCAAGATAAGTTAATTCATCAAAAGTAACGTTTAACTCTGACTCCGCATCTTTTATTATTTTATTCGTTAAATCTAGATGATTTATGGGCACTTCTTTGATAAGCTGGACGAATCTTTCCGTAATTTCTGGAGAATCAACTATAAATGTTTTTTCAACAGCCTCTTCAGAAATGATATTTCCCACTCGTTTATTGAAAGAAATCCCTTTACCAATCACTATCTTTTCCAATCCATTTGAATCATGAACCAAGATTGTGTTGTTGTTAAATACTCTCTTGACTCGAAGCAATTAAATCACTCCTCTTGGTTACGCTTACAGACAAATTATAAGTATGGCGGATTCAAAAGTCAAGCTTATATTTTAAAAAAACATCCCTTTCCCCACCTAAAAATGGGATTTTATTACCCTTGACACATGAAAAAAGCTACTTATTTTTAGAAATAAGTAGCCGATTTTTATTTATTCTTGTTCAGCTTTAACTAAAATTTTCTTCACTTTTCGTTCGAATTCGCGTCGGGGAATCATCACACTATGACCACAACCTTCGCACTTAATCCGAATATCCATACCCATGCGTATAATCTTAAAACGATTGGTACCACAAGGATGCGGCTTTTTCATTTCCACAACATCGTTTAAATCGAAATGCTTTTTTTCCATAAACATCACAACCTATTCATCATCAAACTGAATATCTAAAATCTCTAAAATACGATCTAAATCATCATCAGATAAAAATTCAATTTCAATTTTACCTTTTTTATCGCGACGTTTAATCGAAACTGCCGTACCAAATTTATCACGTAATTGGCTTTCGCTTTCACGGATAAAGATAGGAACTCTAGCTGGCTTAATTGTTTCACGTGAAACATTTTCGTTTAGATTGTTCACAACATCTTCTAGTTGGCGAACTGTTAATCCTTGCGCCACAGCCTTTTTCGCAGTTGGGATAATATTTTTCTTGAGTTTTAAACCTAATAACACGCGGCCATGTCCGGCAGATAATGAACCATCACGCAACATTACTTGCACTTCTTCTGGCAATGTTAGTAGACGAACAAAGTTAGCAATATATGGTCGACTCTTCCCTACTCGTTCTGCTAATTTTGCTTGTGTTAAGCTCAATTTTTTCATAAGGAACTGGTAGGATTCCGCTTCTTCCAACGGAGATAAATCTTCGCGTTGCAAGTTTTCAATAACAGAAAGCTCCATCATCTCTTCTTCTGTTAAATCGCGGACAACAGCTGGAATTTCTTTTAATTTAGCCTCTTTTGCTGCGCGGTATCTGCGTTCACCAACAACAATTTCATATCCTTTATCAGTATTTCTTAAAATTATTGGCTGCAAAACACCGTGAATTTTAATAGAGTCACGTAATTCATTGATTGCTTTTGCATCAAAGATTTTACGTGGTTGATATGGGTTTGGCTTGATTTCTTTTATCGCGATATTTTGAACTGTTTCTTCGTTTGTATCTACATTATTAAATAGTGCATTGATTCCTTTACCTAGACCTTTAGCCATGTGCAACCACTTCCTTTGCTAATTCTAAATAAACTTCAGCACCTTTCGATTTTGCATCATATAACAAAATCGGTTTCCCATGACTAGGCGCTTCACTTAGACGTACATTCCGTGGAATAATAGTATTAAATACTTTGTTTTGGAAGTATTTTTTCACTTCTTCTATTACTTGAATGCCTAGATTTGTTCTTGCATCAAGCATTGTTAGTAAAACACCTTCAATTTGTAAATCCTCATTTAGATGTTTTTGAACGATTCTAATTGTGTTTAATAGCTGGCTTAAACCTTCTAGCGCATAATATTCACATTGAACAGGAATTAAAACAGAATCTGCTGCTGTTAATGCGTTTAAAGTCAAAAGCCCAAGTGATGGCGGACAATCAATAATCACATAGTCATAATCATCACGGATTGAGTCGATTGCTTTTTTCAATCTAATTTCACGAGAGATAGCTGGAACTAGCTCTACTTCTGCACCTGCAAGTTGAATTGTAGCTGGAATAACATTTAAATTATCCAAGTCTGTCTTTTGCAACACATCTTGAATGGCTACATCATCAACTAGTACATCATAAATACAATGTTCAATTTCACCTTTATTAACACCAACGCCACTTGATGCGTTACCTTGTGGGTCAATATCAACTAGTAACACTTTCTTACCTAAAAAAGCTAGGCTCGAGCTTAAATTCACAGATGATGTCGTCTTACCAACCCCACCTTTTTGGTTTGCCAGTGCAATCACTTTGCTCAATCTTTTTCACCAACCCTTATTTTGTACCGAGATTTCCGGTTCTTTTATCTTCTATTCTACCAAAAGATTTTCATTTAGTCTTACAAAAAGTAAAAATAAATTGAAATTCGTATTTTGAAAGCTTAAAAATGGTGAAAATGGTATTCTTAAAACTAGAAATGTTTCACGTGAAACATTTTAAAATAAAAAAAGCAACCAACCTAAGCTGATTACTTTCCTATCTTCAATCCACAGAGAATGTTGCCTTAACGCCTAGAACTGTGCAGACTTTCTGATACATTCTAAGAGTTAAATCCGGATCTCCAGCTTCTAAACGGCCAATAATGACCGGAGATAAATCTGATTTCAACGCTAAATCTAGTTGCGACCATTTTTTCTCCATTCGTTTAGAAAATATATATTTACCGAGGCTTGCCGAAAAACTTTCTAAGTAATGGGCAATACCTTCATTTTCTAATGCTTTATTTTTCAGTGTTTCAAATTGGTAATCTGCGTTACCAATGCTTGTTTCTGCTTCAATTCGACGCAAGAATACACGTTTTACTTCCTCGCGGTACGAGCTCATTTGATCCGTGAACGGGTTTTTATCTTTAAAATAGCCTTTAACGAAGCAATAATAGGTTTCATCCCCACTAAATGCAGTGAAGTAAATTAAACGACAATTTTTATCTTTAAAATGTGCTTTCATCTCTTGAATCGGTTGGTCAACAGTTGTTTCCACTCGAGTTGTTTGCAGTGAATAAGCTTGACTTTTACCGATGATTAAATGGACATCGGGAAGAATTTGCTTACCAGTGCTAAGCTTTCTTGTTTCTGCTGTTTCTAGTTGTAACAGGCCTTGAAATACTAAAGTGGCCATTAGTGGTTCTTCCACAATTAAATTTTGTAAGAAATCATACGCTTGGAACTCATTTTGTTCGTCTTTCACAAAAATGATTTTTGCCATTCGTTTCGTGATTCCACCCAGAGTTGAGTGAATCACTCCCTCCTTTACAACTTTACCTAATTCTATTGTACTTTTTTCTGTTCAAAATTGCACTTATTTTCTCTAGTTTTTACAAAATAAATCAAATCCACTCAAATTGAGTTGTTTTTATTTTTTGAAAATAAAAAACCCGCTTCAATAAGCAGGTTTCACAACTATTTTTTAACTTCTTTCGCTATTTGGTACCAACTGTAAATCTTCACTATTGCAAAGAAAGTATAGCCAAATGCGATGAGATATGCCCCGTAATTAACTAATAAAATGTTAAATCCACTTCCCCAGCCGGACTCTTCTGATACGGCAACTGCTCGGGCATAAGGACTGGTGAAAAAGTAGGTAATATATAGTGGATTAAAACTTAAAATAGCACTTGTAATCGCTATTACGAAAGATGGAAGTACCATCAAACAACTAATGACACCAACTGCATGTCCAATTATCTTCAAAAACCTCACTGCTACACCTCTTA of Listeria monocytogenes contains these proteins:
- a CDS encoding PTS beta-glucoside transporter subunit IIBCA, producing the protein MGKYQALSKFILENVGGKENVLSVTHCMTRLRFKLKDDSKVNEDILKKSSEIMTAQFAGGRFQVVIGTHVSDVYNEIQGVTGADKTEEAEVKKTGLNRLIEIITKVITPVLGILTASGLLQGILALLTITKVIDVNDGGYIVLHAMGQAVFYFLPVVLGYTSAKAFNLNPYVGMMLGATLVIPELMTNLVTDKALYTLFDGTMFSTPVYNTFFGIPILFPPNGYQYTVIPVIFITFLGAKVEKILKKIVPPLLAHNLNSFLTILITFPLAILIIGPVTNVLSSLISAGVSGLYEVSPVITSVVVGLLYQPLVIFGLHWPMSAIGINNLAQYGVDYIFPMSFTASFAQTAVVLAVYLKTRSRNQKALAIPAMISGMFCIIEPAIYGFSLPVKKRFAFSMIGGAVGSLIISIFSVKMYAFAFGVLGFVSFINPANSSLGGLYVAIFATIVTMAVSFSLTFFTFKSSEDVVDEETKPLIKQQEVLAPIAGTMQPISSSADETFASKTMGEGVVIFPTGSKVVAPAAGVVTTVFPGGHALGITTENGTEILIHIGIDTVELNGEGFDVQVEVGSKVKQGQTLVNVDFEAIENKGYKSEVLVVILNTDDFLDIISEEKTTVKQGGKMLTLIPFNGKATNDMEVSY
- a CDS encoding PRD domain-containing protein, encoding MLRVKRVFNNNTILVHDSNGLEKIVIGKGISFNKRVGNIISEEAVEKTFIVDSPEITERFVQLIKEVPINHLDLTNKIIKDAESELNVTFDELTYLGLADHINYAISRYKSGHQIKNALLLEIKKFYPKEFNAAKNSVKTISYYENVKLLEDEAGFIALHFVNGQQEGIINNTLITTEVLKKVLLILEDTLSIKLDEESLNYLRFITHLRFFIERINSEGAREKEEPDMIVQVFKLYPKAYASVQIISDYIQETLNCTVYAEELMYLTLHVQRLIK
- a CDS encoding DUF951 domain-containing protein, translated to MFMEKKHFDLNDVVEMKKPHPCGTNRFKIIRMGMDIRIKCEGCGHSVMIPRREFERKVKKILVKAEQE
- a CDS encoding ParB/RepB/Spo0J family partition protein; protein product: MAKGLGKGINALFNNVDTNEETVQNIAIKEIKPNPYQPRKIFDAKAINELRDSIKIHGVLQPIILRNTDKGYEIVVGERRYRAAKEAKLKEIPAVVRDLTEEEMMELSVIENLQREDLSPLEEAESYQFLMKKLSLTQAKLAERVGKSRPYIANFVRLLTLPEEVQVMLRDGSLSAGHGRVLLGLKLKKNIIPTAKKAVAQGLTVRQLEDVVNNLNENVSRETIKPARVPIFIRESESQLRDKFGTAVSIKRRDKKGKIEIEFLSDDDLDRILEILDIQFDDE
- a CDS encoding ParA family protein, whose protein sequence is MSKVIALANQKGGVGKTTSSVNLSSSLAFLGKKVLLVDIDPQGNASSGVGVNKGEIEHCIYDVLVDDVAIQDVLQKTDLDNLNVIPATIQLAGAEVELVPAISREIRLKKAIDSIRDDYDYVIIDCPPSLGLLTLNALTAADSVLIPVQCEYYALEGLSQLLNTIRIVQKHLNEDLQIEGVLLTMLDARTNLGIQVIEEVKKYFQNKVFNTIIPRNVRLSEAPSHGKPILLYDAKSKGAEVYLELAKEVVAHG
- a CDS encoding helix-turn-helix domain-containing protein, with amino-acid sequence MIHSTLGGITKRMAKIIFVKDEQNEFQAYDFLQNLIVEEPLMATLVFQGLLQLETAETRKLSTGKQILPDVHLIIGKSQAYSLQTTRVETTVDQPIQEMKAHFKDKNCRLIYFTAFSGDETYYCFVKGYFKDKNPFTDQMSSYREEVKRVFLRRIEAETSIGNADYQFETLKNKALENEGIAHYLESFSASLGKYIFSKRMEKKWSQLDLALKSDLSPVIIGRLEAGDPDLTLRMYQKVCTVLGVKATFSVD